One Megalopta genalis isolate 19385.01 chromosome 5, iyMegGena1_principal, whole genome shotgun sequence DNA window includes the following coding sequences:
- the rk gene encoding G-protein coupled receptor rickets isoform X3 yields MSLSNNKIEALDGPVFRRLANLLSLDLRGNPIKEIHGDAFRDLRKLRKLILSNLKELRIFPDLNGTRSLEVLRLDRAQIKDVPGNLCESCPRLKSLDLKSNYLAEMPNLRNCSELRVLDLASNQISSLMDEPFRGLSLLHDLLLSNNRLRIVSSESFVGLSKLQVLDLESNYIEYIHPDAFKETKHLEDLNLGNNVFPALPTLGLSGLLHLKTFNNPALREFPSPDRFPRVQTMVLSYAYHCCSFLAIEVEEPVTKSSVQESILYPTDNEFDMSLWNTSFSDIWPQLNNMTDKFGSQINELLANFGTDFTYPGNLPSYVEDYFEEQNDRVTLPAQTLPSRVQCLPQPGPFLPCQDLFDWWTLRCGVWVVFLLAMLGNGTVVFVLIFSRSKMDVPRFLVCNLAAADFFMGIYLGLLAVVDASTLGEFRMYAIPWQTSAGCQLAGFLGVLSSELSVYTLAVITMERNYAITHAMHLNKRLSLKHAGYIMTIGWCFALSMAALPLVGVSDYRKFAICLPFETNGNAALAYVIFLMLINGVAFLILMGCYLKMYCAIRGSQAWNSNDSRIAKRMALLVFTDFLCWSPIAFFSLTATFGLQLVSLEQAKVFAVFVLPLNSCCNPFLYAILTKQFKKDCVLICKAIEESRVTRGIGRCRHSSNFSNRQTPVNTNSLMDRSSRDNQTPCACNSRLLEPGQCSGYRRWGTRILWPCAKDTRPRHNRSDQYAYQIAEIQQKQHKRASSVSSSENFSSSRSDSWRQTHHCGIPLRLLDPKRRASSWLITRKPSQDSNLSSSRNDSSGSATTASTSTWRISRSSASLEIAARTTPRPARSKPRLTRQLAIQEPEPPGSPSRLAVRLLATIPSAAETSDQQDDDNAPQN; encoded by the exons AT GTCCCTGTCGAACAACAAGATCGAGGCGCTGGACGGCCCGGTGTTCCGGCGGCTCGCTAATCTGTTGTCGCTGGATCTGCGCGGGAATCCGATCAAGGAGATCCACGGGGACGCTTTTCGGGATCTACGGAAGCTCCGTAAGCT GATCCTCTCGAACCTGAAGGAGTTACGGATATTCCCGGATCTGAACGGCACACGGTCGTTGGAGGTGTTGAGATTAGACCGGGCCCAGATCAAGGACGTGCCGGGGAATCTCTGCGAGAGCTGCCCGAGATTGAAAAGTCT CGACCTGAAGTCGAATTACCTGGCGGAGATGCCGAACCTGCGGAACTGCAGCGAGCTAAGAGTTCT GGACCTGGCCAGCAACCAGATCTCCTCGCTGATGGACGAGCCGTTCCGGGGGCTGAGCCTGCTGCACGATCTTCTTCTGTCGAACAACAGGCTCAGAATCGTCTCCAGCGAGTCGTTCGTCGGCCTGTCGAAGCTGCAGGTGTT AGATCTGGAGAGCAATTACATCGAGTACATACACCCGGACGCGTTCAAGGAGACCAAACACCTAGAAGACTT GAATCTAGGGAACAACGTGTTCCCCGCACTGCCAACGCTAGGGCTGTCCGGTCTGCTGCACCTGAAGACGTTCAACAACCCAGCCCTGAGGGAGTTCCCGTCGCCGGACAGGTTCCCAAGGGTGCAGACCATGGTGCTCTCGTACGCTTACCACTGCTGCTCGTTCCTGGCCATCGAGGTGGAGGAGCCGGTCACGAAATCCTCCGTTCAAGAATCGATCCTGTATCCCACCGACAACGAGTTCGACATGAGTCTGTGGAACACGAGCTTCTCCGATATCTGGCCGCAGCTGA ATAACATGACCGACAAATTCGGCTCGCAAATAAATGAACTTCTGGCTAACTTTGGTACAGATTTTACGTACCCCGGTAACCTGCCCTCATATGTTGAGGATTATTTTGAGGAGCAGAACGACCGTGTTACGCTGCCTGCGCAGACACTACCGTCACGGGTTCAATGCCTGCCTCAGCCGG GTCCTTTCTTGCCATGCCAAGATTTATTCGACTGGTGGACGCTGCGTTGCGGGGTATGGGTTGTCTTTCTACTCGCCATGCTGGGGAACGGCACTGTCGTGTTCGTATTAATATTCTCCAGAAGCAAAATGGACGTTCCCCGGTTTCTCGTTTGCAATCTGGCCGCCGCGGACTTCTTCATGGGCATATATCTAG GTCTCCTGGCAGTGGTGGACGCCTCGACGTTGGGCGAGTTCCGCATGTACGCGATTCCCTGGCAAACGTCGGCCGGTTGCCAGCTAGCCGGGTTCCTCGGCGTCCTCAGCTCCGAACTGAGCGTGTACACCCTGGCGGTGATCACGATGGAGAGGAATTACGCGATAACCCACGCGATGCACCTGAACAAACGGTTGTCCTTGAAGCACGCCGGCTACATAATGACGATCGGCTGGTGTTTCGCACTGTCGATGGCCGCCCTGCCGCTGGTCGGTGTCTCCGACTACCGAAAGTTCGCCATATGCCTGCCGTTCGAGACGAACGGCAACGCTGCTCTAGCCTACGTGATCTTCCTGATGCTGATCAACGGAGTCGCGTTTCTGATCCTGATGGGCTGCTACCTGAAGATGTACTGCGCGATCCGTGGCTCCCAGGCGTGGAACTCGAACGACTCCCGCATAGCCAAGCGAATGGCTCTGTTAGTGTTCACGGACTTTCTCTGCTGGTCCCCCATAGCGTTCTTCTCCCTGACCGCCACGTTCGGGTTGCAGCTGGTCTCACTGGAGCAGGCGAAGGTGTTCGCCGTGTTCGTGCTGCCGTTGAACTCCTGCTGCAACCCGTTCCTGTACGCGATCCTGACGAAACAGTTCAAGAAGGACTGCGTGCTGATTTGCAAGGCGATCGAGGAGTCCCGGGTGACTAGGGGGATCGGTAGATGCCGGCACAGCTCGAACTTCAGCAACCGGCAGACCCCGGTGAACACTAACAGCCTGATGGACCGGTCGTCCAGAGACAATCAGACGCCGTGCGCGTGCAACTCGAGGCTGCTCGAGCCCGGACAGTGCTCGGGCTACAGGCGATGGGGCACCAGGATACTGTGGCCCTGCGCGAAGGACACCAGGCCACGTCACAACCGGAGCGACCAGTACGCCTATCAGATCGCCGAGATCCAACAGAAACAGCACAAGAGAGCCTCCTCGGTGTCATCCAGCGAGAACTTCTCCTCGTCGCGATCGGACTCCTGGCGGCAGACCCATCATTGCGGCATACCACTGCGCTTGCTGGACCCCAAGAGAAGAGCCTCGTCCTGGCTGATCACAAGGAAACCGTCGCAGGACTCGAATCTCAGCTCGTCCAGAAACGATTCCTCCGGTTCTGCTACCACCGCTAGTACCAGCACCTGGAGGATTTCGCGATCGAGCGCGTCCTTGGAGATCGCTGCGAGGACCACGCCTAGGCCAGCCAGGTCGAAGCCGAGGCTCACGAGGCAACTCGCCATCCAGGAGCCAGAACCACCCGGCTCGCCCAGCAGGCTCGCGGTTAGGCTACTCGCGACCATACCGTCCGCCGCCGAGACCAGCGACCAACAGGACGACGATAACGCGCCGCAGAATTAG
- the rk gene encoding G-protein coupled receptor rickets isoform X1 — MCTQYTAVAAVLIAMFLCRVCSAEEQPGSSHDPCNVTGDGREFVCRGAGFLSIRQPLDPVVSLVNITKLDLTNNNITDIPVRAFHRISNIEVLLLRRNRLQTIADDAFTNLTSLRVLELDDNYLTKIPTAIVNLSGLEDLSLSNNKIEALDGPVFRRLANLLSLDLRGNPIKEIHGDAFRDLRKLRKLILSNLKELRIFPDLNGTRSLEVLRLDRAQIKDVPGNLCESCPRLKSLDLKSNYLAEMPNLRNCSELRVLDLASNQISSLMDEPFRGLSLLHDLLLSNNRLRIVSSESFVGLSKLQVLDLESNYIEYIHPDAFKETKHLEDLNLGNNVFPALPTLGLSGLLHLKTFNNPALREFPSPDRFPRVQTMVLSYAYHCCSFLAIEVEEPVTKSSVQESILYPTDNEFDMSLWNTSFSDIWPQLNNMTDKFGSQINELLANFGTDFTYPGNLPSYVEDYFEEQNDRVTLPAQTLPSRVQCLPQPGPFLPCQDLFDWWTLRCGVWVVFLLAMLGNGTVVFVLIFSRSKMDVPRFLVCNLAAADFFMGIYLGLLAVVDASTLGEFRMYAIPWQTSAGCQLAGFLGVLSSELSVYTLAVITMERNYAITHAMHLNKRLSLKHAGYIMTIGWCFALSMAALPLVGVSDYRKFAICLPFETNGNAALAYVIFLMLINGVAFLILMGCYLKMYCAIRGSQAWNSNDSRIAKRMALLVFTDFLCWSPIAFFSLTATFGLQLVSLEQAKVFAVFVLPLNSCCNPFLYAILTKQFKKDCVLICKAIEESRVTRGIGRCRHSSNFSNRQTPVNTNSLMDRSSRDNQTPCACNSRLLEPGQCSGYRRWGTRILWPCAKDTRPRHNRSDQYAYQIAEIQQKQHKRASSVSSSENFSSSRSDSWRQTHHCGIPLRLLDPKRRASSWLITRKPSQDSNLSSSRNDSSGSATTASTSTWRISRSSASLEIAARTTPRPARSKPRLTRQLAIQEPEPPGSPSRLAVRLLATIPSAAETSDQQDDDNAPQN, encoded by the exons AGACCTAACGAACAACAACATAACAGACATTCCAGTCCGTGCCTTCCATCGAATTTCCAACATCGAAGTCTT GCTACTCCGACGAAACCGTCTGCAGACGATCGCCGACGATGCGTTCACGAACTTAACGAGCCTTCGAGTATT GGAGCTCGATGACAATTATTTAACAAAAATTCCGACCGCGATCGTAAACCTCTCCGGCCTTGAAGACCT GTCCCTGTCGAACAACAAGATCGAGGCGCTGGACGGCCCGGTGTTCCGGCGGCTCGCTAATCTGTTGTCGCTGGATCTGCGCGGGAATCCGATCAAGGAGATCCACGGGGACGCTTTTCGGGATCTACGGAAGCTCCGTAAGCT GATCCTCTCGAACCTGAAGGAGTTACGGATATTCCCGGATCTGAACGGCACACGGTCGTTGGAGGTGTTGAGATTAGACCGGGCCCAGATCAAGGACGTGCCGGGGAATCTCTGCGAGAGCTGCCCGAGATTGAAAAGTCT CGACCTGAAGTCGAATTACCTGGCGGAGATGCCGAACCTGCGGAACTGCAGCGAGCTAAGAGTTCT GGACCTGGCCAGCAACCAGATCTCCTCGCTGATGGACGAGCCGTTCCGGGGGCTGAGCCTGCTGCACGATCTTCTTCTGTCGAACAACAGGCTCAGAATCGTCTCCAGCGAGTCGTTCGTCGGCCTGTCGAAGCTGCAGGTGTT AGATCTGGAGAGCAATTACATCGAGTACATACACCCGGACGCGTTCAAGGAGACCAAACACCTAGAAGACTT GAATCTAGGGAACAACGTGTTCCCCGCACTGCCAACGCTAGGGCTGTCCGGTCTGCTGCACCTGAAGACGTTCAACAACCCAGCCCTGAGGGAGTTCCCGTCGCCGGACAGGTTCCCAAGGGTGCAGACCATGGTGCTCTCGTACGCTTACCACTGCTGCTCGTTCCTGGCCATCGAGGTGGAGGAGCCGGTCACGAAATCCTCCGTTCAAGAATCGATCCTGTATCCCACCGACAACGAGTTCGACATGAGTCTGTGGAACACGAGCTTCTCCGATATCTGGCCGCAGCTGA ATAACATGACCGACAAATTCGGCTCGCAAATAAATGAACTTCTGGCTAACTTTGGTACAGATTTTACGTACCCCGGTAACCTGCCCTCATATGTTGAGGATTATTTTGAGGAGCAGAACGACCGTGTTACGCTGCCTGCGCAGACACTACCGTCACGGGTTCAATGCCTGCCTCAGCCGG GTCCTTTCTTGCCATGCCAAGATTTATTCGACTGGTGGACGCTGCGTTGCGGGGTATGGGTTGTCTTTCTACTCGCCATGCTGGGGAACGGCACTGTCGTGTTCGTATTAATATTCTCCAGAAGCAAAATGGACGTTCCCCGGTTTCTCGTTTGCAATCTGGCCGCCGCGGACTTCTTCATGGGCATATATCTAG GTCTCCTGGCAGTGGTGGACGCCTCGACGTTGGGCGAGTTCCGCATGTACGCGATTCCCTGGCAAACGTCGGCCGGTTGCCAGCTAGCCGGGTTCCTCGGCGTCCTCAGCTCCGAACTGAGCGTGTACACCCTGGCGGTGATCACGATGGAGAGGAATTACGCGATAACCCACGCGATGCACCTGAACAAACGGTTGTCCTTGAAGCACGCCGGCTACATAATGACGATCGGCTGGTGTTTCGCACTGTCGATGGCCGCCCTGCCGCTGGTCGGTGTCTCCGACTACCGAAAGTTCGCCATATGCCTGCCGTTCGAGACGAACGGCAACGCTGCTCTAGCCTACGTGATCTTCCTGATGCTGATCAACGGAGTCGCGTTTCTGATCCTGATGGGCTGCTACCTGAAGATGTACTGCGCGATCCGTGGCTCCCAGGCGTGGAACTCGAACGACTCCCGCATAGCCAAGCGAATGGCTCTGTTAGTGTTCACGGACTTTCTCTGCTGGTCCCCCATAGCGTTCTTCTCCCTGACCGCCACGTTCGGGTTGCAGCTGGTCTCACTGGAGCAGGCGAAGGTGTTCGCCGTGTTCGTGCTGCCGTTGAACTCCTGCTGCAACCCGTTCCTGTACGCGATCCTGACGAAACAGTTCAAGAAGGACTGCGTGCTGATTTGCAAGGCGATCGAGGAGTCCCGGGTGACTAGGGGGATCGGTAGATGCCGGCACAGCTCGAACTTCAGCAACCGGCAGACCCCGGTGAACACTAACAGCCTGATGGACCGGTCGTCCAGAGACAATCAGACGCCGTGCGCGTGCAACTCGAGGCTGCTCGAGCCCGGACAGTGCTCGGGCTACAGGCGATGGGGCACCAGGATACTGTGGCCCTGCGCGAAGGACACCAGGCCACGTCACAACCGGAGCGACCAGTACGCCTATCAGATCGCCGAGATCCAACAGAAACAGCACAAGAGAGCCTCCTCGGTGTCATCCAGCGAGAACTTCTCCTCGTCGCGATCGGACTCCTGGCGGCAGACCCATCATTGCGGCATACCACTGCGCTTGCTGGACCCCAAGAGAAGAGCCTCGTCCTGGCTGATCACAAGGAAACCGTCGCAGGACTCGAATCTCAGCTCGTCCAGAAACGATTCCTCCGGTTCTGCTACCACCGCTAGTACCAGCACCTGGAGGATTTCGCGATCGAGCGCGTCCTTGGAGATCGCTGCGAGGACCACGCCTAGGCCAGCCAGGTCGAAGCCGAGGCTCACGAGGCAACTCGCCATCCAGGAGCCAGAACCACCCGGCTCGCCCAGCAGGCTCGCGGTTAGGCTACTCGCGACCATACCGTCCGCCGCCGAGACCAGCGACCAACAGGACGACGATAACGCGCCGCAGAATTAG
- the LOC117220450 gene encoding uncharacterized protein LOC117220450 — MTNNSQRKVLCGKSTWTHSRHKRKKEQLWKLKLAQLIINDLQNYGPSNIYHVKALSVLTQKPIRVWLPGGNLYKIINGARRNENAATIDIEYHNVRSTNQRIGHWTLMGNNEPVNIKPDLNRCLFNVIAAQTGNNPVKLRFNTIRYLKNNINALIDQFDSTLSSYDKKETTLLIGGARYHGKSPTAAGIILDRSQNIYCHNCTQKGHPRGHTSDKNATGPLDSVENYSRTGFKSGFLSRADQNNVAHFALIHRNAVDAMENLNKGVDSQSVSISARDLQILGCELPQMMEWRDGKEISGLLNIQNILLVLRHHEGKYDDPDADVFVHTFYPKSY, encoded by the exons ATGACAAATAATTCACAA AGAAAAGTATTATGCGGGAAGTCTACTTGGACTCACAGCAGacataaaagaaaaaaagaacaattatGGAAGTTAAAACTTGCTCAACTTATTATTAACGATTTACAAAATTATGGCCCATCAAACATATATCATGTAAAGGCTTTATCAGTCCTTACACAGAAACCAATTCGGGTTTGGTTACCTGGTGGTAATTTGTATAAAATCATAAATGGCGCACGTAGGAATGAAAATGCGGCAACGATTGATATAGAATACCACAATGTCAGGTCTACGAATCAACGAATTGGTCATTGGACCCTCATGGGTAACAATGAGCCTGTGAACATTAAACCTGATTTGAACAGGTGTTTGTTCAATGTGATCGCCGCGCAAACCGGCAACAATCCTGTTAAATTAAGATTCAACACCAttcgatatttaaaaaataatataaacgcGCTGATCGATCAATTCGATAGTACCTTATCGTCGTACGATAAGAAGGAAACGACTTTGCTGATCGGTGGTGCACGCTACCATGGTAAGTCGCCTACCGCAGCTGGGATAATTTTAGATCGATCGCAAAATATATATTGTCATAATTGTACCCAAAAGGGTCACCCGAGGGGGCATACCTCCGATAAAAACGCCACGGGTCCTTTGGACAGCGTCGAGAATTATTCTCGTACGGGCTTTAAATCAGGGTTTCTGAGTAGAGCCGACCAAAATAATGTTGCGCATTTCGCGTTGATTCATCGAAATGCGGTTGATGCGATGGAAAATTTAAACAAGGGGGTGGACAGTCAAAGCGTCTCAATATCGGCGCGCGATTTACAAATTCTCGGTTGTGAATTACCCCAAATGATGGAATGGAGAGACGGTAAAGAAATTAGTGGGTTactaaatatacaaaatattctGCTCGTGCTACGGCATCATGAGGGCAAGTACGACGATCCCGATGCTGATGTGTTCGTGCATACTTTTTATCCAAAATCATACTGA
- the rk gene encoding G-protein coupled receptor rickets isoform X2, whose product MCTQYTAVAAVLIAMFLCRVCSAEEQPGSSHDPCNVTGDGREFVCRGAGFLSIRQPLDPVVSLVNITKLDLTNNNITDIPVRAFHRISNIEVLLLRRNRLQTIADDAFTNLTSLRVLELDDNYLTKIPTAIVNLSGLEDLSLSNNKIEALDGPVFRRLANLLSLDLRGNPIKEIHGDAFRDLRKLRKLILSNLKELRIFPDLNGTRSLEVLRLDRAQIKDVPGNLCESCPRLKSLDLKSNYLAEMPNLRNCSELRVLDLASNQISSLMDEPFRGLSLLHDLLLSNNRLRIVSSESFVGLSKLQVLDLESNYIEYIHPDAFKETKHLEDLNLGNNVFPALPTLGLSGLLHLKTFNNPALREFPSPDRFPRVQTMVLSYAYHCCSFLAIEVEEPVTKSSVQESILYPTDNEFDMSLWNTSFSDIWPQLNFTYPGNLPSYVEDYFEEQNDRVTLPAQTLPSRVQCLPQPGPFLPCQDLFDWWTLRCGVWVVFLLAMLGNGTVVFVLIFSRSKMDVPRFLVCNLAAADFFMGIYLGLLAVVDASTLGEFRMYAIPWQTSAGCQLAGFLGVLSSELSVYTLAVITMERNYAITHAMHLNKRLSLKHAGYIMTIGWCFALSMAALPLVGVSDYRKFAICLPFETNGNAALAYVIFLMLINGVAFLILMGCYLKMYCAIRGSQAWNSNDSRIAKRMALLVFTDFLCWSPIAFFSLTATFGLQLVSLEQAKVFAVFVLPLNSCCNPFLYAILTKQFKKDCVLICKAIEESRVTRGIGRCRHSSNFSNRQTPVNTNSLMDRSSRDNQTPCACNSRLLEPGQCSGYRRWGTRILWPCAKDTRPRHNRSDQYAYQIAEIQQKQHKRASSVSSSENFSSSRSDSWRQTHHCGIPLRLLDPKRRASSWLITRKPSQDSNLSSSRNDSSGSATTASTSTWRISRSSASLEIAARTTPRPARSKPRLTRQLAIQEPEPPGSPSRLAVRLLATIPSAAETSDQQDDDNAPQN is encoded by the exons AGACCTAACGAACAACAACATAACAGACATTCCAGTCCGTGCCTTCCATCGAATTTCCAACATCGAAGTCTT GCTACTCCGACGAAACCGTCTGCAGACGATCGCCGACGATGCGTTCACGAACTTAACGAGCCTTCGAGTATT GGAGCTCGATGACAATTATTTAACAAAAATTCCGACCGCGATCGTAAACCTCTCCGGCCTTGAAGACCT GTCCCTGTCGAACAACAAGATCGAGGCGCTGGACGGCCCGGTGTTCCGGCGGCTCGCTAATCTGTTGTCGCTGGATCTGCGCGGGAATCCGATCAAGGAGATCCACGGGGACGCTTTTCGGGATCTACGGAAGCTCCGTAAGCT GATCCTCTCGAACCTGAAGGAGTTACGGATATTCCCGGATCTGAACGGCACACGGTCGTTGGAGGTGTTGAGATTAGACCGGGCCCAGATCAAGGACGTGCCGGGGAATCTCTGCGAGAGCTGCCCGAGATTGAAAAGTCT CGACCTGAAGTCGAATTACCTGGCGGAGATGCCGAACCTGCGGAACTGCAGCGAGCTAAGAGTTCT GGACCTGGCCAGCAACCAGATCTCCTCGCTGATGGACGAGCCGTTCCGGGGGCTGAGCCTGCTGCACGATCTTCTTCTGTCGAACAACAGGCTCAGAATCGTCTCCAGCGAGTCGTTCGTCGGCCTGTCGAAGCTGCAGGTGTT AGATCTGGAGAGCAATTACATCGAGTACATACACCCGGACGCGTTCAAGGAGACCAAACACCTAGAAGACTT GAATCTAGGGAACAACGTGTTCCCCGCACTGCCAACGCTAGGGCTGTCCGGTCTGCTGCACCTGAAGACGTTCAACAACCCAGCCCTGAGGGAGTTCCCGTCGCCGGACAGGTTCCCAAGGGTGCAGACCATGGTGCTCTCGTACGCTTACCACTGCTGCTCGTTCCTGGCCATCGAGGTGGAGGAGCCGGTCACGAAATCCTCCGTTCAAGAATCGATCCTGTATCCCACCGACAACGAGTTCGACATGAGTCTGTGGAACACGAGCTTCTCCGATATCTGGCCGCAGCTGA ATTTTACGTACCCCGGTAACCTGCCCTCATATGTTGAGGATTATTTTGAGGAGCAGAACGACCGTGTTACGCTGCCTGCGCAGACACTACCGTCACGGGTTCAATGCCTGCCTCAGCCGG GTCCTTTCTTGCCATGCCAAGATTTATTCGACTGGTGGACGCTGCGTTGCGGGGTATGGGTTGTCTTTCTACTCGCCATGCTGGGGAACGGCACTGTCGTGTTCGTATTAATATTCTCCAGAAGCAAAATGGACGTTCCCCGGTTTCTCGTTTGCAATCTGGCCGCCGCGGACTTCTTCATGGGCATATATCTAG GTCTCCTGGCAGTGGTGGACGCCTCGACGTTGGGCGAGTTCCGCATGTACGCGATTCCCTGGCAAACGTCGGCCGGTTGCCAGCTAGCCGGGTTCCTCGGCGTCCTCAGCTCCGAACTGAGCGTGTACACCCTGGCGGTGATCACGATGGAGAGGAATTACGCGATAACCCACGCGATGCACCTGAACAAACGGTTGTCCTTGAAGCACGCCGGCTACATAATGACGATCGGCTGGTGTTTCGCACTGTCGATGGCCGCCCTGCCGCTGGTCGGTGTCTCCGACTACCGAAAGTTCGCCATATGCCTGCCGTTCGAGACGAACGGCAACGCTGCTCTAGCCTACGTGATCTTCCTGATGCTGATCAACGGAGTCGCGTTTCTGATCCTGATGGGCTGCTACCTGAAGATGTACTGCGCGATCCGTGGCTCCCAGGCGTGGAACTCGAACGACTCCCGCATAGCCAAGCGAATGGCTCTGTTAGTGTTCACGGACTTTCTCTGCTGGTCCCCCATAGCGTTCTTCTCCCTGACCGCCACGTTCGGGTTGCAGCTGGTCTCACTGGAGCAGGCGAAGGTGTTCGCCGTGTTCGTGCTGCCGTTGAACTCCTGCTGCAACCCGTTCCTGTACGCGATCCTGACGAAACAGTTCAAGAAGGACTGCGTGCTGATTTGCAAGGCGATCGAGGAGTCCCGGGTGACTAGGGGGATCGGTAGATGCCGGCACAGCTCGAACTTCAGCAACCGGCAGACCCCGGTGAACACTAACAGCCTGATGGACCGGTCGTCCAGAGACAATCAGACGCCGTGCGCGTGCAACTCGAGGCTGCTCGAGCCCGGACAGTGCTCGGGCTACAGGCGATGGGGCACCAGGATACTGTGGCCCTGCGCGAAGGACACCAGGCCACGTCACAACCGGAGCGACCAGTACGCCTATCAGATCGCCGAGATCCAACAGAAACAGCACAAGAGAGCCTCCTCGGTGTCATCCAGCGAGAACTTCTCCTCGTCGCGATCGGACTCCTGGCGGCAGACCCATCATTGCGGCATACCACTGCGCTTGCTGGACCCCAAGAGAAGAGCCTCGTCCTGGCTGATCACAAGGAAACCGTCGCAGGACTCGAATCTCAGCTCGTCCAGAAACGATTCCTCCGGTTCTGCTACCACCGCTAGTACCAGCACCTGGAGGATTTCGCGATCGAGCGCGTCCTTGGAGATCGCTGCGAGGACCACGCCTAGGCCAGCCAGGTCGAAGCCGAGGCTCACGAGGCAACTCGCCATCCAGGAGCCAGAACCACCCGGCTCGCCCAGCAGGCTCGCGGTTAGGCTACTCGCGACCATACCGTCCGCCGCCGAGACCAGCGACCAACAGGACGACGATAACGCGCCGCAGAATTAG